One Malus sylvestris chromosome 14, drMalSylv7.2, whole genome shotgun sequence DNA segment encodes these proteins:
- the LOC126599826 gene encoding 60S ribosomal protein L26-1, with product MKYNPRVTSSRRKNRKAHFTAPSSVRRVLMSAPLSTDLRSKYNVRSMPVRKDDEVQVVRGTYKGREGKVVQVYRRKWVIHIERITREKVNGSTVNVGINPSKVVITKLRLDKDRKSLLDRKAKGRAAADKDKGTKFTAEDIMQNVD from the coding sequence ATGAAGTACAATCCCCGCGTCACCAGCTCCCGGCGGAAGAACCGCAAGGCTCACTTCACCGCGCCGTCCAGCGTGCGGCGGGTGCTGATGAGCGCGCCCCTCTCCACCGACCTCCGCTCCAAATACAACGTCCGATCGATGCCGGTGCGCAAGGACGACGAGGTCCAGGTCGTGCGTGGGACCTACAAGGGCCGCGAGGGCAAGGTTGTCCAGGTGTACCGTCGCAAGTGGGTCATCCACATCGAGCGGATCACCCGGGAGAAGGTGAACGGCTCCACCGTCAATGTCGGCATCAACCCCTCCAAGGTCGTCATCACCAAGCTCCGCCTCGACAAGGACCGCAAGTCTCTGCTCGACCGCAAGGCCAAGGGCCGCGCCGCCGCTGACAAGGACAAGGGCACCAAGTTCACTGCCGAGGATATCATGCAGAACGTCGATTGA
- the LOC126599827 gene encoding protein NOI4-like, with protein MASQDKGRPLPKFGEWDVNNPASAEGFTVIFNKARDEKKTSAAQVKIVTPRKNDGSLRNGAGYNTVNEHYPKYPPPKKKWFCCG; from the exons ATGGCTTCG CAGGATAAAGGTCGGCCGCTGCCGAAGTTCGGGGAATGGGACGTAAATAACCCAGCTTCAGCTGAAGGATTTACTGTTATCTTCAACAAGGCCAGAGATGAGAAGAAGACCAGCGCGGCTCAAGTGAAGATCGTCACCCCACGAAAAAATGACGGCAGCCTAAGAAATGGTGCTGGATACAACACTGTCAATGAGCACTATCCCAAGTATCCTCCCCCAAAG AAGAAATGGTTTTGCTGTGGCTGA